Proteins encoded in a region of the Branchiostoma floridae strain S238N-H82 unplaced genomic scaffold, Bfl_VNyyK Sc7u5tJ_1540, whole genome shotgun sequence genome:
- the LOC118408015 gene encoding mucin-5AC-like, translating into MTTPEANLTTTEMMTTPEANMTTTEMMTIPEANMTTTEMMTTPEANMTTTEMMTTPPVDMATTTEMLTTPEANMTTPEANMTTTEMITTEGNMTTTEMMTTPEANMTTTEMMTTPEANMTTTEMMTTPEANMTTTEMMTTPEANMTTTEMMMTTEANMTTTEMMTPDANMTTTEIVTTPEVNMTTTEMMTPEANMTTTEMMTIPEANMTTTEMMTTRSVNMTTTEMMTTPAAEMTTTEMMATTEANMTTAEMMTTPEANMTTTEMMTTTAAEMTTTEMMTTPEANMTTTEMKTTPPVDVVTTKIMTTPEANMTTTEMMTTPAAEMITTKMMTTPEANLTTTEIMVTSTQDLTAPPTTTTEVVTSMMTSTVDLTTPIMTSAGTNLTTVQPATPTATEESTAPTTTAQTTPDQTTPAPTTDTILPNTTVHQTTMAAETTLPLTTDSLTTKLLTTMVPTTKAMSTKEPPKPKIFNAVFRITKGVNFTEDLSDKTSDAFSNLENDIKPLLENVYRNRYGNQLEEVVINAFRSGSVVVDYNVVLAPNATDVTAEDVTDTFTQALNDSSGDSLLGDFVIDPASITTSEVVATTDPPLATTATAALQEFVLPQWAIIVIIVSVVVVFLLLVIIFAVSKKKNRIN; encoded by the exons ATGACGACACCAGAGGCCAACTTGACCACTACTGAAATGATGACGACACCAGAGGCCAATATGACCACCACAGAAATGATGACGATACCAGAGGCCAATATGACCACCACGGAAATGATGACGACACCAGAGGCCAACATGACCACTACTGAAATGATGACGACACCGCCGGTTGACATGGCAACCACCACAGAAATGCTGACAACGCCAGAGGCCAACATGACGACACCAGAGGCCAATATGACCACCACAGAAATGATAACAACAGAGGGCAATATGACCACTACTGAAATGATGACAACACCAGAGGCCAACATGACCACTACTGAAATGATGACGACACCAGAGGCCAATATGACCACTACTGAAATGATGACGACACCAGAGGCCAATATGACCACTACTGAAATGATGACGACACCAGAGGCTAATATGACCACCACAGAAATGATGATGACAACAGAGGCCAATATGACCACCACAGAAATGATGACGCCAGACGCCAATATGACCACCACAGAAATTGTGACGACGCCAGAGGTCAATATGACCACCACAGAAATGATGACGCCAGAGGCCAATATGACCACCACAGAAATGATGACGATACCAGAGGCCAACATGACAACCACAGAAATGATGACGACACGCTCTGTAAATATGACAACTACAGAAATGATGACGACACCAGCAGCTGAGATGACAACCACAGAAATGATGGCGACGACAGAGGCCAATATGACCACCGCAGAAATGATGACGACACCAGAGGCCAACATGACCACTACTGAAATGATGACGACAACAGCAGCTGAGATGACCACCACAGAAATGATGACCACACCAGAGGCCAATATGACCACCACAGAAATGAAGACGACACCGCCGGTAGACGTGGTAACCACCAAAATAATGACAACACCAGAGGCCAACATGACAACCACAGAAATGATGACGACACCAGCAGCTGAGATGATCACCACCAAAATGATGACGACACCAGAGGCCAACCTGACGACCACAGAAATCATGGTGACATCAACTCAAGACCTGACAGCCCCACCGACCACTACCACTGAAGTAGTGACTTCCATGATGACATCAACTGTAGACCTGACCACACCAATCATGACGTCAGCCGGTACCAACCTAACGACCGTACAACCTGCAACTCCTACTGCAACGGAGGAATCCACAGCACCTACAACCACCGCACAGACAACCCCTGACCAGACGACACCAGCACCTACTACCGACACCATCTTACCAAACACTACAGTTCATCAAACGACGATGGCAGCAGAGACGACGTTACCATTAACTACAGATTCACTGACGACAAAGCTGTTGACCACAATGGTGCCAACGACCAAGGCAATGTCGACGAAAGAACCTCCAAAACCCAAAATCTTTAACGCAGTCTTTCGCATCACTAAAG GAGTCAACTTCACAGAGGATCTCAGTGACAAGACATCGGATGCCTTCAGTAATTTGGAAAATGATATCAAGCCTTTG cTGGAGAATGTGTACAGGAATCGGTACGGTAATCAGCTTGAGGAGGTGGTCATCAATGCATTCAG GAGTGGCAGTGTGGTAGTGGACTATAATGTTGTCTTAGCGCCCAACGCCACAGACGTCACAGCAGAAGACGTGACAGACACTTTCACTCAGGCCCTAAACGACAGTTCAGGAGACTCACTACTCGGTGACTTTGTCATAGACCCCGCATCTATAACAACCTCTG AAGTGGTTGCTACTACGGACCCTCCATTGGCGACAACTGCCACAGCAGCCCTCCAGGAGTTTGTACTACCCCAGTGGGCTATCATAGTCATCATTGTTAGCGTGGTGGTGGTTTTCTTACTACTGGTCATAATCTTTGcggtaagtaaaaaaaaaaatagaataaat
- the LOC118408016 gene encoding zinc finger protein 525-like produces the protein MATVERQAPNESNVGSPTVVSPVASGSKRSDAEDVMAAEKVNLNNVGEKPYMCGQFGHKASYSCRRYLYRHMITHTGENVYKCDQFDDSTTKKSTFENHFTRHSGEKLYMCEECGRTYAGEHPYKCGQSD, from the exons ATGGCAACCGTAGAACGTCAAGCCCCCAACGAAAGCAATGTAGGTTCTCCCACCGTGGTTTCGCCTGTTGCCTCTGGCAGCAAAAGAAGTGACGCAGAAGACGTAATGGCAGCCGAGAAAGTCAACTTAAACAACgttggtgagaaaccctacatgtgtgggcagTTTGGGCACAAGGCATCTTATTCATGTAGGCGTTACCTGTACCGACACATGataacccatacaggagaaaatgtctacaagtgtgaccagtttGACGATTCTACAACAAAGAAATCGACTTTTGAGAACCATTTCACAAGACACAGCGGTGAAAAACTCTATATGTGCgaggagtgtgg GAGAACCTATGCAGGTGAACATCCGTATAAATGTGGCCAGTCTGACTAA